From Drosophila nasuta strain 15112-1781.00 chromosome X, ASM2355853v1, whole genome shotgun sequence, one genomic window encodes:
- the LOC132796319 gene encoding ecdysone-induced protein 74EF, protein MSERKRYHKDNAPTDDIITLINLVRQNPALYNYKLQPNQRRRPDILSGWMKVSQQMGNKYSVQEVRRKWKNLRDTYHQYRRRSPKCIEGRLSKWRYAKPLDFLSKVYQPKLKAQRNALAAMLQIKKQPDDDDEDEDGDVGDVDDLEHDVIDEDGSGALASHHHHHHHHGHSSQITLVGGDEAETFILTAYEESVADDSNTHPTHHHGHHHHHQQQQQQHHHHHIPDSHQQHVHHLQHQQQQQQQQQQQRHHDGSISSIELSQITQDEDDDDVDGEVEDDDDVVDDELDEDEVQQHDGTQVVDIVKHELDEDAATGAEVDYEEVCLYEEASGAHCGDDVADSKGFHYIDEFIEDIEPETHETQKEITCHILRAHHFASTTASGSGSGSGNSGGGGGGTTVTATATNSVLAGGVITADTKLKNLTLVTTTNAATTTSSTKESQQIALVDVTEATSTSVTISQPAACQLNASTAATGTATATPSAAAVVSTTLPPTAATTLCNSSAGHFSSPTTILQLPTLSCGGTSISVASSSTLIKEDELQQQQVQQQQQQHHQQQQQQHQQQQQHQQQQLKRDELDLFFDFLKKKMQYFSKTQITHIQMEFLNCVSRQEVAADLEAKD, encoded by the exons ATGTCGGAGCGCAAGCGGTATCACAAGGATAATGCGCCCACCGACGACATTATAACACTGATCAATCTGGTGCGCCAGAATCCAGCGCTCTACAACTACAAATTGCAGCCAAATCAGCGACGACGTCCGGACATCTTAAGCGGTTGGATGAAGGTGTCCCAGCAAATGGGCA ATAAGTACAGCGTGCAGGAAGTGCGACGCAAATGGAAAAATCTGAGGGACACTTATCATCAATATCGTCGCCGGTCCCCGAAATGCATTGAGGGACGATTGTCAAAGTGGCGCTATGCGAAGCCACTCGATTTCCTCTCCAAGGTGTATCAACCGAAGTTAAAAGCTCAGCGCAATGCGCTCGCTGCAATGTTGCAGATCAAAAAGCAGcccgatgatgacgatgaagaCGAGGATGGCGATGTGGGGGATGTGGATGATTTGGAGCACGATGTGATCGATGAGGATGGCAGCGGTGCTTTGGCcagccatcatcatcaccatcatcatcatggaCACAGTTCACAGATCACTTTGGTGGGCGGCGATGAGGCGGAAACCTTTATACTGACTGCCTATGAGGAGAGTGTGGCCGATGACAGCAACACGCATCCGACGCATCATCAtggccatcatcatcatcaccagcagcagcagcagcagcatcatcatcatcacattCCCGACAGCCATCAGCAACATGTGCATCACctgcaacaccaacaacagcagcagcaacaacaacaacagcaacgtcaTCACGATGGCAGCATCTCGAGCATTGAATTGTCACAGATAACGCAAGATGAAGACGACGATGACGTTGATGGCGAAGTggaggacgacgacgatgttGTCGACGATGAACTGGATGAGGATGAAGTGCAGCAACACGATGGCACCCAAGTGGTGGACATTGTGAAGCACGAACTGGACGAAGATGCCGCAACAGGAGCCGAAGTTGACTACGAGGAAGTGTGTTTGTATGAGGAGGCGAGTGGAGCGCATTGCGGTGACGATGTGGCCGATAGCAAGGGCTTCCATTACATCGATGAGTTCATCGAGGACATTGAGCCGGAGACGCACGAGACGCAAAAGGAGATCACGTGCCACATATTGCGTGCCCATCACTTTGCCAGCACAACCGCAAGTGGAAGCGGGAGTGGGAGCGGGAAcagcggaggaggaggaggaggaacaacagtaacagcgACGGCCACAAATAGCGTGCTTGCTGGCGGAGTGATTACGGCGGACACGAAGCTCAAGAATCTCACGCTGGTGACCACAACGAATGCAGCAACCACGACATCATCGACAAAAGAATCGCAGCAAATTGCGCTCGTCGATGTCACGGAGGCAACGAGCACCAGCGTCACAATTTCCCAACCCGCCGCCTGTCAACTGAATgcatcgacagcagcaacaggaacgGCGACAGCAACTCcatcggctgctgctgttgtcagcACGACGTtgccaccaacagcagcaaccacattGTGCAATAGTTCAGCGGGTCACTTCAGCAGCCCGACGACGATACTCCAACTGCCAACGTTGAGTTGTGGCGGCACCTCCATCAGCGTTGCCTCCAGCAGCACGCTCATCAAAGAAGACGaactccagcagcaacaggtgcaacaacagcaacagcagcatcatcaacaacagcagcagcaacatcaacagcagcagcaacatcagcaacagcaactcaagCGAGATGAGCTCGATTTGTTCTTCGATTTCCTCAAGAAGAAGATGCAATACTTTAGCAAAACGCAAATCACGCACATCCAAATGGAGTTCCTCAATTGCGTCAGTCGGCAGGAAGTCGCCGCCGATCTGGAAGCCAAGGACTAA
- the LOC132797291 gene encoding putative lysozyme-like protein isoform X2, with translation MATATMQPTGGLGPAYDRQQSTDSGWDNPFRPGGDLSREADEIVSMIRGGKPITPTEDRTIGNGNAQHGDDNCNGATTAIGESVTKTNLSQNQATAQNGTNSHGSKVEGSTGGGGGGGGAGGKSTAVAGNGKGGGGGGESNNGVTSLAQVSKQVVPGPTSASHVVIDEKKNKKKGCCVVQ, from the exons atggcgacggcgacgatgCAGCCGACTGGAGGCCTAGGACCAGCCTACGACAGACAGCAGAG CACTGATTCCGGCTGGGATAATCCTTTTCGTCCAGGCGGCGATCTATCCAGAGAGGCTGATGAAATTGTTAGCATGATACGTG GTGGCAAACCCATCACGCCCACAGAGGATCGTACAATAGGCAATGGCAACGCACAGCATGGCGATGATAACTGCAACGGCGCAACAACTGCAATAGGCGAGAGTGTaaccaaaacaaat CTCTCGCAAAATCAAGCGACAGCACAAAATGGTACAAATTCCCACGGCAGCAAGGTGGAAGGATCAAcaggaggcggcggcggcggggGTGGAGCAGGTGGCAAATCAACGGCGGTGGCTGGCAATGGAAAGGGAGGCGGAGGTGGAGGAGAGAGCAATAATGGCGTCACTTCGCTGGCTCAAGTCTCAAAGCAAGTGGTACCTGGACCAACTTCGGCTAGTCACGTGGTTATCgacgagaagaagaacaagaaaaagGGCTGCTGTGTGGTGCAATAa
- the LOC132797291 gene encoding uncharacterized protein LOC132797291 isoform X1 has translation MVETLVFETPTPLSEHVEPSFGFDAADAAGQPQQQQTLSSAAAAAAAAAGTTTTAAAATATLNSNNSYGDYAKLNMDDSGIEVQEESERSIVRVSIYQSSQPQQICPPSNDYSLTSFADNLDNTFSSYNCNLDYTTMATATMQPTGGLGPAYDRQQSTDSGWDNPFRPGGDLSREADEIVSMIRGGKPITPTEDRTIGNGNAQHGDDNCNGATTAIGESVTKTNLSQNQATAQNGTNSHGSKVEGSTGGGGGGGGAGGKSTAVAGNGKGGGGGGESNNGVTSLAQVSKQVVPGPTSASHVVIDEKKNKKKGCCVVQ, from the exons ATGGTTGAGACGCTGGTCTTTGAGACGCCGACGCCGCTGTCCGAGCACGTGGAGCCGAGCTTTGGTTTCGATGCTGCCGACGCTGCTGgtcagccgcagcagcaacagacgcTAAGctccgcagcagcagcagcagcggcggcagcggggacaacaacaacagcagcagcagcgaccgCGACGcttaatagcaacaacagttaTGGTGACTATGCGAAACTCAATATGGACGACAGCGGCATCGAAGTGCAGGAAGA ATCGGAACGTTCGATAGTTCGCGTTTCAATTTACCAAAGCAGTCAACCGCAACAGATTTGTCCACCAAGCAACGATTATTCGTTGACGAGTTTTGCGGATAATTTAGATAATACGTTTAGTAGCTACAATTGTAACTTAGACTATACAACAatggcgacggcgacgatgCAGCCGACTGGAGGCCTAGGACCAGCCTACGACAGACAGCAGAG CACTGATTCCGGCTGGGATAATCCTTTTCGTCCAGGCGGCGATCTATCCAGAGAGGCTGATGAAATTGTTAGCATGATACGTG GTGGCAAACCCATCACGCCCACAGAGGATCGTACAATAGGCAATGGCAACGCACAGCATGGCGATGATAACTGCAACGGCGCAACAACTGCAATAGGCGAGAGTGTaaccaaaacaaat CTCTCGCAAAATCAAGCGACAGCACAAAATGGTACAAATTCCCACGGCAGCAAGGTGGAAGGATCAAcaggaggcggcggcggcggggGTGGAGCAGGTGGCAAATCAACGGCGGTGGCTGGCAATGGAAAGGGAGGCGGAGGTGGAGGAGAGAGCAATAATGGCGTCACTTCGCTGGCTCAAGTCTCAAAGCAAGTGGTACCTGGACCAACTTCGGCTAGTCACGTGGTTATCgacgagaagaagaacaagaaaaagGGCTGCTGTGTGGTGCAATAa